Genomic DNA from Desulfonema ishimotonii:
GCCTCCTGATCTGTGCCCGTGCCGGACAGGCACTGTACGGTGTCAGCGGTAAACTTCTGCAATCTTTCCCGCAGCGGCTGAATCCGGGTCTCCCGCACCTGGCGGGCGTGGTCGGCCACGGCCAGACGCGCCGCCCGGCTCCGGGCAAAATCGGTTTCGGCCTGTCTGCACCGCGCCTCAAACACCTGCCGGGGCCGGTCTGCTGCCGCCTGAAATGCCTGCCGGTACATCTGCCGGATATCGGCGGAAAAGGACTGAAATTCCGTTCGAACCCCGTCCCGTATCTCGTAAAACAGCATCTCCAGGGCCGGGGTCAGGTTGCGCTGAATCTCCTCCCTCAGGCTCTTTTCGACCAGTCCTCTGGCCAGCACCATCACGATGATATTGACCAGAAACGCCACCACCGTAATAATCCGGACCCAGAAAAGGCGGGTGATCAGCATGTAGACCGCCACAATCACGCCGGATGTGGCCGTAAAGATGCCGGTCACGCCGCCGGCCGCCAGCAGGGCGTTGTACCGGACATTTTCAAGGGCCGGGCTGTTCTCCATTTCCCGCAGGATGGCGGCGGTGTCCATCTCCAGATCGCCGGAGAAGGCCGGCAGGGTGATGCCGCTCATCAGGTTCATCTCCGGCAGGGCGGATGCGTCCCAGATCTCTTTCAGCTCCCGGCCCACGGCCTGAATCCGCCGGACAATCCCGGTGTTGTAAACCGCGTTCCGTCCGTCCCGGAGTTCGGCCATCCAGCCGTTGATGGTCTCGGCAAAACAGCGGTCGATCTCCTCCTTGAGGATGCCGGAGATCCGTTCCCGGAAGCGCTGTTTCACCAGCAGGGACACTGAGAATTTGCTGACGACCTCTCTGTAAATTCGCTCCCCGGACCTCCGGGTCAGCATCTCCCGCCGGGCCTCCAGCCGCTGCCACACATCGTCGGCCAGGGCGTAATCCGGTCCGGACTCGTCCAGCCGGTCAATCGCCCGCATACAGTTGCCCCGGAATCTGCGGAGTTCAAGCTCAGTTGCGGCCACCTGCTCCCGGAACTCCCGTTCCCTGCCGAACGCATTCTGCTCGCGGGCCCGGAGCGACCCCTCGGCCTCCAGGAGAGCGGCTGCGGCCATTTCAGAGCCGTTTTCGATGAGAATGGCGCGGGCTTTCCGGGAGACCACGGTTTTCTCCACCGTTTCCATGAGCCGGTCCAGGCCGCTGATCTCCCGGGCGGACCGGACCAATCCGGGGGTCAGGGCCGGTGCGTCCGTATCCGGTGCGTCCGCGTCGAGTATGGCGAGATGGCGCGCCAGGGCCTTGCGGATATCCGGTGGCGAGACACGGGAACGGATAAACGGCTCCGGCCGGTCCGACAGCAGGTGTTCGCCCTGGACCGAGCGCAGGGCCAGCAGGGCGTGGAAGAGGGCGAAATTTTCAGGCTGCGCCGCAAAGCCGCTGCTGGCAAGGGCACCCATGCTGGCGCTGAGGATGCGGCGGCTGTCGGCCAGGGTGTGGCCCCGCATATTGCAGCCGTAAAAAAGCTTGTGGTCCATGCCGTTGCGGCGGATAAATTCCAGCGCCTTCAGATCCGACAGCTTCACGCTCTTCGAGCCGTCAAACAGGTAGAGGATGGCGTCGGCGTTGAACATGGCCCGCCGGGCGGTCTCTGTATCCCAGCGGCTGGCAAAGAGGCCGGGGCAGTCGGTCAGCACGCATCCCAGGCGGCCCAGATTCTCCGAGCGAAGCCGCAGCCGGATGTCAGCGATAAAGACAAAGCAGATCTCCTGAATCGTAAACCGGGCCGGATCCCTGTCCGACCAGCGCGCCTCCCAGTCTTTGGGAAAGACCGACATGGCCCCGATCTCTTCGGGCGAAAACCGGCTTTTCCGACGCATTTCCGCCAGACCGGGATCGCCGTAATGACAGGCAGTGAGGCTGGCGAACCGGAGCAGATCGAGCCGCCCCCGCTGTTCCGGGTCATATCCGGCCCGGTCCCGCTCCCAGATGTTCCACTCCCGCGCGGCCGCGTCGGTCACCAGTTTCCGGTCCGCCGCCAGGTTCAGATCGAGCTTTTTCCCCAGATCTGCCGCAGACACCCGTTCAAACCGGGACGGGGCAAGATGATGCAGGTGGGGCAGAAGCAGGTCTGAAAATCCGTCTGTCAGTTCGGCAGCGCTGCGCCATCGGACCTCGGCCCATTCGGATTCGTCCGGGTCCGAGAGGTGGTGGGCCGACACAATACAGCCACTGGTTTTAAGACCTGCCCCCGCAGGGCTGAGTTCCCGGCCATCACACAGGGCGTTGAAGGTGGTCGATTTTCCGCCCTGAAACTCTCCGGCCAGCACGATTTCAAACTGATTTTCCAGGGTTTTCCGGCAGATGCGGGAAAGGCGCTGCCGGGTTCCGGCATTGACCATATCCAGGGCAACAGCCTTTTCAAGCAGGCCGATCAGACGGTTTCTGAACGCCTCATAGGTTTTGGGGTCCATAGGCTCCGGGGGAAAGGGGGTTGAATTACGGTTTCGGGATTCCGTCCGCACACCCTGTGAACGGACGTTTTTCATCTATCATTGCTGATAATTACCATATCCCGTGTGTTCAGGCAAAGTCAATCCGGCAGGGGAATTTCCAAAACAGGCCATGTTGCGTTTTCAGGGAGTGGGGCAGACCTGCTGACGGACCCGGCTTCAGACATGCTCTGAAGTTTCAGAAGCTGTTTTAAAAATACCGGCGACTCAGAAACGGAGTGCGAAAATTAAGGCCGAAGGCCGGTTTTTCGCAAATTTTGCGCAAAAGATCGCCCCTTTCGGGGCTTAACTTTTGCACTCCGAAGGCATTTTTAAAACAGCTTCTTATTGTTTTACATAAAGCAGAGGTCACGCCCCGCAGCGTCACCTCTGCTGTGCTTAACTCTCTGAATGTACAGTGAATATTTTTGACCCTCATTCATTGCCGGTTGTTGGCGGTTGCCTCATTCTGATCCGCATAACAATGATGCCCGTGGCATATCCGTGAAATCGCCCGGCGGCAGGGAAGTGCAGTGCCTGTGAGGGGGAAGGAAGATCGGCGGGCATTGAAAAAAAAGAGGGGGCGGAAAATTCAGCCCCCTCTGTTCAACATAAAAAATTCAGGTGATTGTATGCGGCGGAAAGCCTCCGGGCATCAGATGGCGTCTTTTCCCTTTTCACCGGTACGCACACGGATGGCCTTTTCCACGGGCAGGACAAAGATTTTGCCGTCGCCGAGCTTGCCGGTGTAGGCGGCCTCCTGGATTTTTTCCACCACCTGGTCGGCCCAGCCCGCCTCGACCACCACCTCGATCTTGATTTTCGGGATAAAATCCACCACATATTCGGCCCCCCGGTAGATCTCCTTGTGCCCCTTCTGCCGCCCATATCCCTTGACCTCTGAAATGGTCATTCCCTGAATGCCGATTTCATTGAGGGCCTCTTTTACGTCGTCGAGCTTAAACGGTTTGATAACAGCTTCAATCTTTTTCATTGATAAACCTCCTTGATTATAATTCGATCTCAAAAGCGCGTTCACCATGTATTGCGTTGTCCAGCCCCTTTAATTCGTCGTCGTATTCCACCCGGATGCCGCCGGTCAGCAGGCTGGTGATACGGA
This window encodes:
- a CDS encoding P-II family nitrogen regulator, with amino-acid sequence MKKIEAVIKPFKLDDVKEALNEIGIQGMTISEVKGYGRQKGHKEIYRGAEYVVDFIPKIKIEVVVEAGWADQVVEKIQEAAYTGKLGDGKIFVLPVEKAIRVRTGEKGKDAI